From the genome of Turicibacter faecis, one region includes:
- the ytaF gene encoding sporulation membrane protein YtaF, which produces MNFLAILLFSASVTCDNLIIGLSYGARKIKICFLSNLIVGMISCLGTLGGMYIGNLFDGFCVGSIAQYIGSALLFLFGIYMFYQSFRKHLKTKNDREILDDAANVAEQFDMDHSKSIDLREACMLGFFLCINNFGLGIGAALTGLNIYLTSITCLILSIFFIELGCRLTYNLLSQNTVKYAEYVASIMIILLALYQLIS; this is translated from the coding sequence ATGAACTTTTTAGCTATTCTATTATTTTCCGCATCGGTTACCTGTGATAATCTCATAATAGGTTTAAGCTATGGTGCAAGAAAAATAAAAATTTGCTTTTTAAGCAATTTAATTGTTGGTATGATTTCATGCCTAGGTACCCTAGGTGGAATGTATATAGGTAATTTATTTGATGGATTTTGTGTTGGTTCGATTGCCCAGTATATAGGTAGTGCCTTACTATTTTTATTTGGTATTTATATGTTTTATCAGTCATTCAGGAAGCATTTAAAAACTAAAAATGATCGCGAAATCTTAGATGATGCTGCCAATGTTGCTGAACAATTTGATATGGATCATTCTAAATCTATCGATTTACGGGAAGCGTGCATGCTAGGTTTTTTTCTATGTATAAATAATTTTGGACTTGGGATCGGCGCTGCCCTTACAGGCCTTAATATTTATTTGACATCAATAACCTGTCTGATTTTAAGTATATTTTTTATCGAACTAGGATGCCGATTAACATACAATTTGTTGAGCCAAAATACTGTTAAGTATGCCGAATACGTTGCGAGTATTATGATTATTTTATTAGCTTTATATCAGTTAATTTCTTGA
- the tsaE gene encoding tRNA (adenosine(37)-N6)-threonylcarbamoyltransferase complex ATPase subunit type 1 TsaE, producing the protein MTYKIRTTSLEQTQDIAYKIGKWVSNGMILTLEGDLGAGKTTFTKGLAKGLGINRNVNSPTFNIIKEYQGRIPLYHMDVYRLESGGDDIGLDDYLFGDGVCVIEWASRIEDLLPMERLDIKIFREGENQRCIELTPIGKNYETIGKVL; encoded by the coding sequence ATGACATATAAAATCAGAACGACGTCGTTGGAACAGACGCAAGATATCGCATATAAAATTGGTAAATGGGTAAGTAATGGAATGATTTTAACATTAGAGGGTGATTTAGGTGCCGGAAAAACCACTTTTACTAAAGGGCTCGCGAAGGGATTAGGAATTAATCGCAATGTAAACAGTCCAACATTTAATATTATAAAGGAGTATCAAGGTCGAATTCCTTTATATCATATGGATGTCTATCGCTTAGAAAGTGGTGGAGATGATATCGGATTAGATGATTACTTGTTTGGTGATGGGGTATGTGTTATTGAATGGGCAAGTCGCATCGAGGATTTACTTCCGATGGAAAGATTAGATATAAAAATATTTAGAGAGGGAGAAAATCAACGTTGTATTGAATTAACTCCTATAGGAAAAAATTATGAAACGATTGGAAAGGTGTTGTAA
- the tsaB gene encoding tRNA (adenosine(37)-N6)-threonylcarbamoyltransferase complex dimerization subunit type 1 TsaB, with the protein MLTIAIDTSNTTLSIALVEDNQILYEIIETTKNDHSRRLMPAIDRMFKQTQRFPKDLDLISVAKGPGSYTGVRIGVTVAKTLAWTLKKPLVGVSSLEILARNLYEEGYVVPLFDARRQSVFAGVYDGKTYESVIADGHYDLSQLLEILSKKDKKIYFLGNDVVKYWEVITQTLGNKAIKVEDADLNIPHASILAQIAVNRKPVNDIHHFCPTYHRLPEAEVNWLAEQKIKE; encoded by the coding sequence ATGTTAACAATCGCTATTGATACGTCCAATACTACTTTATCAATTGCCTTAGTAGAAGATAATCAAATATTATATGAGATCATTGAGACAACTAAAAATGATCACTCAAGACGCTTAATGCCTGCAATTGATCGTATGTTTAAACAAACTCAACGTTTTCCTAAAGATTTAGATTTAATTTCGGTTGCAAAGGGACCAGGATCTTATACGGGAGTAAGGATAGGTGTTACTGTTGCTAAAACATTGGCGTGGACGTTAAAGAAACCATTAGTTGGAGTTTCAAGTTTAGAGATATTAGCTCGTAATCTCTATGAAGAGGGCTATGTAGTCCCTTTATTTGACGCGCGCCGCCAATCAGTTTTTGCGGGAGTCTATGATGGGAAAACATATGAATCAGTAATTGCCGATGGTCACTATGATTTATCTCAGTTACTAGAAATTTTATCGAAAAAGGATAAAAAAATATATTTCCTAGGTAATGATGTTGTTAAGTATTGGGAAGTAATTACACAAACTTTAGGAAATAAGGCGATTAAGGTAGAAGATGCCGATTTAAATATTCCGCATGCTTCGATATTAGCTCAAATTGCTGTGAATAGGAAACCTGTTAATGATATCCATCATTTTTGCCCGACGTATCATCGCTTACCAGAAGCTGAGGTTAATTGGTTAGCGGAGCAAAAAATAAAGGAATAG
- the rimI gene encoding ribosomal protein S18-alanine N-acetyltransferase translates to MLIRLMTVEDIPEVSLLHENLFSQAFNFIDYAVQQDFYYGIVIEVDCTIVGYLVGQIIFEMADLFYVAIDPRYRSLGYGKLLVERFILDASENGGENMTLEVRRSNYVAIHLYEQCGFLSAGIRKNYYADSEDAVLMTRKIN, encoded by the coding sequence ATGTTAATTAGATTAATGACAGTAGAGGATATTCCAGAGGTCTCATTATTACATGAGAATTTATTTTCCCAGGCCTTTAACTTTATCGATTATGCGGTGCAGCAAGACTTTTATTATGGTATTGTCATTGAAGTAGATTGTACGATTGTGGGCTATTTGGTTGGGCAAATTATTTTTGAAATGGCAGATTTATTTTACGTCGCGATTGACCCACGGTATCGCTCACTAGGTTATGGTAAACTGCTTGTGGAACGTTTTATTCTGGATGCCTCTGAAAATGGAGGAGAAAATATGACGTTAGAGGTTCGACGTAGTAATTATGTAGCTATTCATTTATATGAACAGTGTGGATTCCTTTCAGCAGGGATTCGTAAAAATTATTATGCGGATTCTGAAGATGCCGTATTAATGACTCGTAAAATTAATTAG